In Metopolophium dirhodum isolate CAU chromosome 9, ASM1992520v1, whole genome shotgun sequence, the genomic window GTCGCCAGTCCATCAgtatccgccgccgccgcctctgACGCCGCAGCAACCGGCCCCGGATCACACAGAGGtggacgacgactacgacgtgCAGCAGCTCGTgttcaacaataacaacaacaacaactacaGCAGCAACAAAAATATCAGTTCCGCAGACAACTTGCAAATTGATTCGGAATTGCAGTCTCCCCAGCGTCAGAACACTCAGAACCGGCAGTTGTACTCGCGCAATGTATCCAATAAGGTAAACACCACCATCGGATCCGGTCGTGTTAGGGGGGGtcgacaattttatattaatttgtgtatATCTATTTTTTGGCTGGAGGGGCGAACTGGGCTTGTAAAAGCCTATTAGCCTCCAATTATTGAAAGCTCGACTTAAGGAAAATTTCGAATTGTAACtagtatttttactataaaaataacataggtaattCCAACTTAAATTgcaccaataatatattatcgaggAATATCGATTTATGGTATTCtataaatttagaaattattattaaattcagaaATCACAGTTgaagatattaaatatattaaggaCGTGCTATCCTTAATTATGGTACCTTTGGCGCATGCACCGTGCCCCGTGCTCCCATAGTACAAGGGCCTACCATCTTACAGCATAGCAGGACAGTGTGCCAGTCCTCTCCTGACATCTATTACTCGGATACAGCATGGCAAGAACTTTAAATTCTGTGGCGATGAGGGAATTTAGTTGTGGGAAGAGGACCAGTTATTTAATTACTAAGAACACTTTAGGAGAATCATAGAATGCATCGTCATTGTACCTGGGCCCAattaggatttttaatttttttttttaataacatattttattgtcccAGGTTACTAAAGTAGGGAGACTATGGAGTAAAAgtgattttcttttttaacttttttaattgaattgaatatattttttcattcctTTTGTGGCATATGAATTTATAATGGATGGAATCAATTGACCACATTGGCAAAACGTTTTTAGTCTTAATGTTGGTTggccatttatatattttacggtGTTATGCATAGGACCTTTCTCAATACACGTGTAATAACTAActcgtaataatatacctattcatgattaactaaaattattttttaaatgtttattgttagttTGATACACGACATGAAGAATTCAGAAAATACTTGGAAGAAGTGGGTATTTTGTCTACTTTCACTAATATATTATCTGATATGTACCAAGATCCTTTTCGACCTAATGATCCTTTGGGGTAAgtgatttaattatatcaaaataagtaaaatcaaataaataattaaaatataattttattgcattAAAGATATATTCGAGATAAATTAAGTTCTTCTCGGCCTGAAACAATTGAACTTAAAAATCTTCGCATTTGGTGTGAACAATACCAAACAAAAACCATTCGTCTTGAAAAAGAGTTGAAGCACGTAATTGAACGGTTAAGGAAATATGAACCATATATTACTGATGATTCTCTTTTGAATGAAAGTTCTACAGAAAAGGACTGCAATTCATGTGTATCCGATGTATCAAAACTTGTGTTGGAAAGTAAGAAAGAAAATGCTCAACATGGatcaagaaaaaattataactaataatagataacatttggctataattctaaaaaaaaattaaaaattaactatgaaaaattgaaagattttcaaaatttgttgttattgtaacttatatataaatcatttttgcaATTGTATTCTTGttaaagataatttttcaatttttctgttCCTAAAATTggactatatttattaaattttaatgacgttaattaaattaatagttttatgttGGCTTTTAAGTTGTTGAATTTCTCTACTTAGagaattattcattattaacttATGTTACAGTTACATTCGtatttttgaatgtattttCTCTTTCAAATGTTGAGAAAATCCATTGTTGAAGTTTAATTTGTGCTCatctaacaatttttttttttaaatccttattgacttattttggtttttttttttattgattatccatcttttttgaaattgtctaattctaatttaatatgatttattatttaaattaatatgtattcatattatgatgtatttgtattttttttttttaacttttttgtagATTcagattattgttatttgatacTATGAGGTACTAAACAGCCTatatgttgataataattttttttcaatttatattacttacatttttgtCAACCCatccaaaattaattattctatatatttgtatacataaaattgtttttgtatgtGTATACCcctaaaatacctatatatttatacaactttcatttttgtttgccatcttacattaattattatgtataccaacTCAATTGTTTgtgttaattcaaaatatttttttttttttaatgttgatataatattaaatggttttttttaattatttaatttttctgtaaaattatgattttagtttctttatattaattttaatatttagactaacattatatttaatttataatgcaattaaataatttaaatttattattagtatttatattctatGATAAATTGAATTCATTGACTACTGTCACAAATACCAAAACACCACTGACATCTGCTGACAAGTATTAAGTTTCTTGTTTCTTCTATTTAAAAGGTATGAATAGTATTTGAAAAtctatgaaaatgtatatttgtatttcaaatatggTTTATTGAGCGGTTTAAGATACTATAcacctattatcaatattgtagaagAGAAGTTAATCTATGCCTGTATTAAAGTCAATtttccatattttaaattataaaaataaaatatcacaagttttagagctgaatattggatattaatactaaaatatcgaaaatcgactcCTATACAATCCTAGATAAATTTCTTTTCAGTTTGGGTgtttatactgtaatatatattactcagtaagctaaattatttgaaatatgaaaCTAAGTTTCAGTGTTTCACTAAAATTCACATTTATAATTAGTGTGTAAATTGTTGCTTTACGTGCGTGCGAGTGCGtttcactatttattttatactcttTAGGGCCAGTTCTACCGTCCACGGTTAAACTTCGGTTACGCTTAACCAgctgataacagatatttaaccaGGCAAATTCGGCGGATTAACTTAAATCGGAGAAGGTACAACTGGCCCTTAGTCATTCACACTAATGATCCTTATGCCTGCATTTACACGACCTGTATGCAGACAAATAGAAAATTGCCTATGCTGAACTCCTTAGAAACGGTCGGTATTAAACCCTGAGTACTGAAACATCATATCAGTTTACtgaaaaaaaaccttatttcaaaatttttcaattagCTTGGTAAGTTGTTTAACTAAACTACACCTTGTCTGTGgtgatattttctttatttcaaGATGAAACTGATGATTCTATAAGCAATTTACCAcaattatattacaagtaacaagtACAATGTGatctacaataaaaaataatgcaaacatgattacatattaattattagtaataatataaacatttttatttagttctccaatataataataatcttaatcaTTTTCAATCTGGTGTAATTACACAATTTTGGGTAAACTACATTTCTGTaaacataacattatagtaAACATATTTCATACTATTTCCTGAACTTGATTCCAGAAATTCTGGATCAGAAttcaaagttaataattatttgaagtgatttatagttaataaaccACGCAGGATataatacataagtaatataaattaaaacaagttttatttggttttttttttatatttgtataaaaaatattgtcataatcaaaaaaaaaaaaatttaa contains:
- the LOC132952001 gene encoding formin-1-like codes for the protein MADCPQFQLMPQVVPIYRPQPPLTQPPPPPNAFPMPPGQPIFPMPPPTPQFGYPPMAWSPVHQYPPPPPLTPQQPAPDHTEVDDDYDVQQLVFNNNNNNNYSSNKNISSADNLQIDSELQSPQRQNTQNRQLYSRNVSNKFDTRHEEFRKYLEEVGILSTFTNILSDMYQDPFRPNDPLGYIRDKLSSSRPETIELKNLRIWCEQYQTKTIRLEKELKHVIERLRKYEPYITDDSLLNESSTEKDCNSCVSDVSKLVLESKKENAQHGSRKNYN